The following coding sequences lie in one Heteronotia binoei isolate CCM8104 ecotype False Entrance Well chromosome 6, APGP_CSIRO_Hbin_v1, whole genome shotgun sequence genomic window:
- the LOC132574320 gene encoding uncharacterized protein LOC132574320: protein MELNRLLSMSGEENQRRQEEACTGAGSSRAGVSGELDFVQMYLTCLPENYMKAKFTLTAYLACWLILKLCKRALEKRCSASQKVPEPVENCTSEEELDEDQTSAPSTLELEKRGSGQETDEDYFETQSHQSESLSDIKTEPYESVSDSDSIASDLTRDTNLSSHCFSSEIEEPWVNFFEAKVETVPSKPLCTTQHGYMQKQTVELLTVLQGSSDKGELETHREVSKTEEDNEKDKKLPYTVPHTGSETSKEDFALKTPDTLVVETKCVHQQEQLQISSKKLAEGAVVKGNTRMGVTRLACVRANSESSLTFPETQGKPVHTEIVSRYSLPDIHLETDRTWKRNCEAFNVKYKQNHIPSSRRSIMGSKQATVPHLSGKKLKTTGLPCLKSKCQLPPQRTGDLEMKSWHSTPENISAQEVREHASDCICLRDKLSWSCSRLHLTVSDYVNVCENLGPFDNCSQKLLKMENDTGIDTFNTHLDSVKNPLTHVPDTYQVSSTNLHSEFKTCDFTTKGADVFAEGMSVALSQQSEHDSKQEITLECVSTNINANVIRRTDQSRLEDGRGSHNLSQELSSDFEICNSELQGNYLGVHIMNNCENPCEIHASTVSKQLDMGKNCLESQNNEAFVGVSELRRGWEIVDGVPTSSRRDSTAHQREKEFQNMSRRCSAFKCPSDQERIGDHLLGMERENCYSGDGGDVSALKVASRSHDICQEEKSEQVSEIKSISVQPLGQKELQDGNMGGEKYMVGLTTEILQHENLASPLIPVKSAQGSWEAPKAQSNYGEDILQAQVISGGQDGLLVTQESAKPTNDKGEATHLDFPPLFNCATSTGTTVENDSLLNHLSLESTIEHWSEEGNANSYAINAGIEPCQRNADSDFETAQDSLQSETRAHMVVDEIMATNVEQDIYVTMTRRQGINGIGGLCTEVTASGKTLENDVPNNIFEKEDNKTCDVLDEKMEHGDDSSTEPVN from the exons GTCCCAGAGCCAGTAGAAAATTGCACAAGTGAAGAGGAGCTTGATGAAGATCAGACTTCTGCCCCCAGCACATTAGAGCTGGAGAAACGTGGATCAGGCCAGGAAACAGATGAAGATTATTTTGAGACTCAATCACATCAAAGTGAATCCTTATCAGACATAAAGACAGAGCCTTATGAAAGTGTATCAGACTCGGATTCCATTGCTAGCGACCTCACTAGAGACACAAACCTGAGTTCACACTGTTTTTCTTCAGAAATAGAAGAACCATGGGTCAATTTTTTTGAAGCAAAGGTGGAAACAGTTCCTTCGAAGCCTCTGTGCACAACACAACACGGTTATATGCAAAAGCAAACCGTGGAACTACTTACAGTTCTACAAGGATCATCTGACAAAGGTGAATTGGAGACACACAGAGAAGTATCCAAAACAGAAGAGGACAATGAGAAGGACAAAAAGTTACCTTACACAGTTCCTCACACAGGGTCGGAAACTAGTAAAGAAGATTTTGCATTAAAGACTCCGGATACATTGGTTGTGGAGACAAAATGTGTACATCAACAGGAACAACTCCAAATCAGCTCAAAAAAATTGGCTGAAGGTGCTGTTGTCAAAGGTAACACAAGGATGGGAGTGACAAGGCTTGCTTGTGTAAGAGCAAACTCAGAAAGCTCTCTGACTTTCCCTGAGACTCAGGGCAAGCCTGTTCACACAGAAATTGTTTCAAGGTATAGTTTGCCTGATATTCACTTAGAAACAGACAGAACTTGGAAAAGAAACTGTGAGGCATTCAATGTCAAGTATAAACAAAATCACATACCTAGCAGTAGGAGAAGTATTATGGGCAGCAAGCAAGCCACTGTTCCTCACTTGAGTGGCAAAAAGCTGAAGACGACAGGTTTACCATGTTTAAAATCTAAATGTCAGTTGCCACCCCAGAGGACAGGGGACCTAGAAATGAAATCATGGCACAGTACTCCTGAGAACATAAGTGCTCAAGAGGTCAGAGAACATGCCAGTGACTGTATTTGCCTGAGAGATAAACTCAGTTGGTCATGTTCCAGATTGCACCTAACAGTATCGGATTATGTAAATGTATGTGAAAATTTGGGACCGTTTGATAACTGTTCACAGAAACTCTTAAAGATGGAAAATGACACAGGTATTGACACTTTTAACACTCACTTGGACTCTGTTAAGAATCCATTAACACATGTGCCAGACACCTATCAAGTTAGCAGTACAAATTTACACAGTGAATTCAAGACCTGTGACTTTACAACAAAAGGAGCAGATGTATTTGCTGAGGGCATGTCTGTGGCACTATCACAGCAGTCTGAGCATGATTCAAAACAGGAGATCACTCTGGAGTGTGTATCAACAAATATAAATGCCAATGTAATACGAAGAACAGATCAATCCAGATTAGAGGATGGGAGAGGAAGTCATAATCTCTCTCAGGAGCTTAGTTCTGACTTTGAAATCTGTAATAGTGAACTCCAAGGAAATTACCTTGGTGTTCATATCATGAATAACTGTGAAAATCCCTGTGAAATCCATGCTTCCACTGTTAGTAAGCAATTGGACATGGGAAAAAACTGCCTTGAATCACAAAATAATGAGGCCTTTGTTGGGGTGAGTGAGTTAAGGAGAGGGTGGGAAATTGTGGATGGGGTTCCAACCTCAAGTCGAAGGGACTCCACAGCACATCAAAGGGAAAAAGAGTTTCAGAATATGAGCAGAAGGTGCAGTGCTTTCAAGTGTCCTTCTGATCAGGAGAGAATAGGTGATCATCTTTTGGGTATGGAAAGAGAGAACTGTTATTCTGGTGATGGGGGAGATGTCTCTGCCCTTAAAGTAGCATCCAGGTCGCATGACATTTGTCAGGAGGAAAAATCAGAGCAGGTTTCAGAGATAAAATCTATATCAGTACAACCTCTAGGACAGAAAGAGCTGCAGGATGGGAATATGGGAGGTGAGAAGTATATGGTTGGATTAACCACTGAGATACTGCAGCATGAGAATCTGGCCTCTCCCCTTATTCCCGTGAAAAGTGCTCAAGGGTCATGGGAAGCTCCAAAGGCACAGTCAAATTATGGGGAAGATATTTTGCAAGCACAGGTTATATCAGGTGGTCAAGATGGGTTGCTTGTTACCCAAGAAAGTGCAAAACCCACTAATGACAAAGGTGAGGCCACTCATCTAGATTTCCCACCATTGTTCAACTGTGCAACTTCGACAGGAACAACTGTGGAGAATGATTCCCTTCTAAATCATTTAAGTTTGGAAAGCACTATAGAACACTGGAGTGAAGAGGGAAATGCAAACTCGTATGCCATAAATGCTGGAATTGAGCCCTGCCAAAGGAATGCTGATTCTGACTTTGAGACAGCGCAAGACAGTTTACAGTCTGAAACGAGGGCTCATATGGTGGTGGATGAAATTATGGCCACAAATGTAGAGCAAGACATTTATGTAACTATGACAAGAAGGCAGGGAATTAATGGAATTGGTGGCCTCTGTACTGAAGTCACTGCTAGTGGTAAAACTTTAGAGAATGATGTACCCAATAACATTTTTGAGAAGGAAGATAATAAAACCTGTGATGTACTAGATGAAAAAATGGAGCATGGTGACGATTCTTCAA CAGAGCCAGTGAACTGA